CCAACGTTTTTTTAGGCGTGACTGCAACGATTCTCTGTCAGGTAGCAAAAGCTTCATGTATGGCAAGTCGTCCTCGAATCAGAGAATTGAAGCCTGGTGGGGTCAGCTACGAAGAAATTGTGCGGAGTGGTGGATTAatcacttcaaagatttgagAGATCTCGGCTTGTATTGTGATGGTTATGTCGTGCATGTCGAGTGCTTAAAGTTCTGCTATATGCGTTTGATACGAGACGAGCTTCAAAGAGCTGCTATTCAATGGAATCTACACCGCATTAGACCTTCAACTAACCCTAATTCTCCCCCCGGAAGACCCGACACTTTGTACTTCATGCCATCCTTAATAGGGGGACAAATAAGAGATTGTAAGTACCCCATTGTCGATGACGACATCGACGTTGCGGAAGAGGTTTGCTGCTGTGACCCTCCACCTGATTATTTAGATTCATTTTCACAACTAGCATCGATAATAATGAATGAGCATGGACTTCACCAGCCTGATACACCTGAAGCAGCAAAGGAACTATATATCAAACTTTTTGACTCAATAGAAAACATATGATGACTTAATTGTCTAATGGAGCATAGCATCTTTCCATTAATGGACGAAAATAGTTTTTGACGCGGCCATTGTAATAGGACTTGTACTAGGTGGTGTTACCATTCACAAATCTTCAAGGTTATAGTCTGTTTGTTTAAAACTTCAAGCGGTTATCATAGAAACTTCTATCTCATTTTGCAGATTTCTTTTTATCCAATGCTACAATTGCACAATAAATAAAGGTTGCTGTTTTATAGAAAATGCAATctaattttttttagtaaaatttATGGGTGAGAACCTGTCAATTGGTCTCCAATATTCATCTCAACCGAAggagactcccatataaaaaggactaGGGTGCTTGTCGTGTTCAGCCTTAAAAGGTCCACAGTAAGAGCGTTTGCGTTTAGCTTACAGAGCCGAAACAGCTCAGTGGCATTTAATGTGTAGTTTTAGAATTGGAACCTCTTAGAATGTTttttggaaatttccatcgagCATCCCCGTCCTATCTATATGGGAGTCCCGCCCCGGGCATTTCATCCCTAGATTTATAGTTTATCTTAGCTGCCTTGGTGGGAAATCAGAGATATCCAGATTTCTTGTTTGCCAAACAGGGACAAAAATCAGGATATGGGGAGGTGGTTCTCACCCAAtgagaaatgtgagtgaatATACGCTTACTTAGGAGAGGTTACTCAGTCAGAACTTTGCAAAGAGGGGATATATATTTACTTTCCCCCAGTCCCTACCACACTTGGCACGCGCTTTTTGTATGGATACTCTGTTaacaaatcatcatcatcatcatcatcatcatcatcatcattatttgtattagtattagtagtattatcattattattatttttattattattgttgttgttgttattattattattattattattaaatcagTTATCAGTGACTACTGCTACCAAAGTGATCCACAAGAGGTGCTTATCGTACTTTGCCGTATTCAGCAGTATATGGAGTACGAAAAGGGATCTTGGAAAATCGGGTAAGTACGTGTGGGAGCTTTCTAGCCCGTGTATTGAAAGAATCGTCTTTAAATACtgttaaaacaacattttatttcaaacactTTAAAACACTTGTTCCCAGCAAGCACCATCTcgttaattaaattatttactgTTTGCATGTGAGTGGTCGTGCGATGTGACAATGGAATTAATTTTAACAATGCTATCGGTCAAACAGACAACTGAAGAAGGTATTTCACTAGATATAGGGTTGGAAAGGGCTGATTGCTTCGAAAATACAAATTCCTATCTATAAAATTGTTTCTCGGAGGATCATGCGTCCTCTTCATGCTATGCATAGGCTTTTGTAACCTTCTAGGTTATCCATCGGCTAAACCTATTTTTACGTAAGAATCAACTGAGCCATTCTTCCGCTTCCAATTCTAAAGAAGTGTAAATTATGTCTTCggaatttgaaagaaaattgttCTTCGAAGCAAAAAGCCCCCACTAAATCAAATAGTAGAAACACAATTTGCGACTTGTGCAAGGAAAGTCAATATTTCCAACCACTCGCCAAACGGAACGGAACTTGTGATGTTACAATCTATACCCAATAAGACTAATCAAAAAATATTAACAGCCTCCCGGCAGGCGAGACCTAAATACTCTAACAGAGCATTTGCATGTTTCTTCGATGTTTAGTCATCCCTATCACCAAAACTTAAAAACCAAACGACACTGATGGGCAGAAATACAATAAGTAAACCAAATCTAGCGCATTGATAGCTCACCTTTTACTTTTAAATGGAAATTTGTCAGCGAGCGCTGTTTTCTCTGCACGAAACTTGTTTATTAATGTGCTATGTTAGACAGACAATGATGTTGCTCATTGTACTTAGACTAGGAAGTCTAGGGTAAGTAACAAGAATGACAGCCTGGCAAGAATTAAAAAAGTGCCACCAAGTTACTATCAAGGTTTTTAACTAAAATTTGACAATATATAAAACCAAGTCAGTGACTTCCAGACTGCAATTACATATGTTCTGCCTATATCACATGCAGGAATTCTGGAGGTCTTCAAAGCAGGAACCCGTTAAGCAAATACAAGAGTAGTAGAAAGtccatagtaataataattgttcTGTTACGTTCTCGCCGTCTTTGAAGACACGCTTGCTTCAGGTTCTTAGAATGAATGGGCATAACTGGAGTGATGTAACATTAATGGTTCGATAGATAAAAGTTTCAAAAGAGATATGTCCTTTGCTGATCATACGTAAtaagccttttgcaacaaacgatcacataatacaaaatccgccatgctggagggcaagctcattattattattattggtgaatgtctctttgttttaacGTCCCAGTgcgggaataataatgagcttgccctccagtaTGGCGGactttgtaccatgtgatcgtttgttgcaaaaggcctattcacaTATTAAGAAGCAAAACAAGATTGCCGTCATTAGGCCCTTTGCACGATTCcggtcacatggtacaaaatcacAGATGCTGGTGAGCAAGTTGCGCAGTGGGACTTCCAAAACAAAGGCAGGTCCGGGTGGACTGGTACGAGTTGAATTGTTTTGGAAGTCCCACTGCGCAACGTGCTCACCAGCATGTGCGATTTGTATCATGTGACCGGATCGTGCAAAGGGCCCATTCAAATCTATTGCGAAAGCAATGAACACGTAACGTTATAATTTCTAGGCATTTTCGGCGCTTCAAAGAGAACCCATCTCGTAAATTTCGCTACTATTTAAGAACTGGTTGAATTCATTCTTAAACTCGGAATAGCTTTCATAAGTTGTCGAAATGGTTAACGTGTTATTGCAGGTCGATGCATGGGGTGCACGACTGAGCCCCTGGGATGAATTGAAAGACACCATTATACCCTTACCGACAGGAGTTGATGTGGACCCTGTCACAAAGTGAAGGAACTTAAGCAACTGATCACCATCCAGGCCCCCAATGTAAACGGTCAAAAAATTGTACACCCGCTCTTCCTCTGGTCTCAAATCTTCACATTCTGCTCTGACATTTTTCTCAACACGTTTGCGCTGGTTGGAGAAAGGACTTGGTACAATTCAGAGATTCTCTGAACTGTGAgacttgttttcaaagaaaccaGATCAGTTATTCCACTTCTCATGTACGACAGGATTGCCATCGGTTTGATGAGGAATTCGCATCGCGCCATAGTGAGTATGTGCTCGCGAAGTTCGTCTTGTGATTTTGCAGGAAGACATTGCATTGAGAATCTACGGTAAAGGCCAAACACAGCATCCCTCTTGTAACCATCTACCTTCCCCCCTTCTAACACACTACAGAGGACTTCCCTTTCAAATTCAGAAATGTACCATAAAAATGATCTCTCTAATGCTTCATTTGGGACGGCCTCTTCCCCATGAAGCACTGCAATGATAGAGGCTTCACAGAAGCGCACTGGTAGTTCCCCGGTTAGTCTCCATCCATGTTCGAGTACACGTCCAAGTGCTTGCATGCGAGGCTTATCGGCCAACTTTTGAGGAGAAACTAAAGGCACTTTCACTACATCGCCATCAAAGTATGTCTGGAAAGCTACCTCCCAAAAGGACGTGAAGAAATCTTTCGTCACGCCTCCAAAGTCAATACCCTTTTCACCCAAAAAGTGAACATTAAGTCGGCACTTGACTATGTCTGGGTCCTCCTTGTACATTTGTACCACATTTTCAAGGATATCGTGTCTTCTAACCGTCACTCGTCTCACTTCTCCCCCTTGGATGTCTTCTTCCTCCACTCCTTGAACAAGTATGGAAAATTTCATTTAGATCCCAATTAATAAATACCATGGCATATTTCGAACAAATTGTTCATCATCAGAGAGGTCAACTCTGATATGCCTATCTATATAATGTTATTCAAGGTACAACAACTGTCCATCCCAATTAATATCTTCCAACTTGACTAGATACATGTATCCTATCCCATTCAATTGAAACCTCCTGCATGGAATATTAATTATTTGTGGAAATGTGAAGACAGTGAGAACAACAGAATGACCATGCAGGTGGGTAAGCTACTTTAACTTTCCCACCACTTCCCCACATTTCTGAAACGATTTGTATATAGTAGGAgctatatgtacatgtatgcacagAAAGCTCACCATCATCGCTTTGATTCTCAATCCGGTTTTCCACCATCTCATTAAGCCACCTTCTGAACCCCTGACCAGACTGTTAAAGAGAAACAGGGAAATTACACATCAACCAGTACTGCGTATTGCATAATTTAAAGATTGCTATTGGTGAAGTTCTTTACAAAGACAATTGATGTAATAACTGTGTACAATGTAACTGTCTCTTCCAGTTGATATGAATCCATTCTACTTCACAGTTGTTGTACCTTGAATAACATAAGCCAAAAGATCCTTCAAAGTACAAACGAATTCGAACTTCTTTGTTGTTCACTTTTACATAAAAAAGGTGCTGAATCTCCTTACATTTCTGACACTCCGGCCATTTGCAGCTAAGTCACTTAATTGAGCTTGGAATATAACCCCTGGTGGCTGATCCCCTGAAGAGGTACTGTCACTATCACTGTCCTTAATGGAGGTACTGAAGTATCAACAAATAATACatgataaatacaaaagaaaatgttaattTCGTAAAATTTTGGTAAACATCCATTAAAATTGAACAATGCAATTAGTTGTTATATGTTATTATATACATCACCGGAACAACTTCCTATCAcacaagacaataattattaaatggtAAGTCACTGTTTTGTCTATATAGCGCTTTTAGCAATAAAAGTAATGTGACATGGATTCAAGAAATCTAGCTTGATATGTGACCTTCAAAAGACAAGGAAAATAGAAAGCTCGTACTGACCATAAAGTCACCCCAGAAGGATTATCTCGGTCACTGCCATTCTCACAACGTGCTGATATGCCTGACTGGGGGGAGGCACTTCTAATGCTTGAGCTGTCAGAGTTCTGGTTATCTGGAGTGTAACCACTTAAAATATTATGGTCCCTGCCAAAACCATCTCTTCCTGGTGAGGCATCACTACTGCAAATGCATTTCAATCAGGTACCTAGATTAGTTCAGAAATCCTTCAAAATTGAGTAGCTTGGGATGAAAGTGAAAGAATAAAGTTCTTGTATTTCTTGTATGAATGTCTGCATTTCTATTTCTTTGCTTTGGTTATATCTCAAATTACACAAAACAAGcagtttaaaacatttttatacAAGAACACGTTCTACATTTTGGGATGTGTTAACCAGCTTCTGAACAGCCTGGCCCTGATCATAAAAaattaacctggcttgagcccaTGATCCCGTGTGACATCGATGTGCTCTAAATTTGAGCTCATGTAATAcaggtcagcagataccttgttttgacaggtgccaattgaccataacatggatgttgAATATGAACGATGAATGCTGTAAACCAAAGCTGCATGTCTTGGTCAACCTACTAGCTGGAGTATGGGAGTTCTGCTATGAAGACTGGTAATGTTAAAAACCATATGGTTGAACATCAGTTTGGAGACAACTTAATCTTTTAAATGCCCCAAACATTTCACAATACTGACTAACATTACAGAAAATACAACTTCTTTCAGGAAACTAGTTATATCATAACATTTACCAACTATCTTCCTCCATTAATTGGCTGGGTAAATGTACATATTCATGGGGTGGAAAAGGACTGAAGGGTACAGTACTGTCCAGGTCATCAGTGATGCTCCCAAAGCCTCTGAAATTGACATCATTACCAAGTGGTGGTGTAAAGTCACTCTCTCTCATGTTCAAAACAATTGAGCTATGGATGGCAATGGTTCCAATGCGTTCAGTGGGCATTAAATCATGATTGTAATTAGACAGTACAAAGTGCTCTGGTGTGCTGTCCAATGATCCAACCCAGTCATAGATTGAAGCCAGCATAGTGTCTGGCCTGAAGAATCTTTCGACAACACCGAATGTTAAATGGCGAACTCTCACTACCACTCTGTCCTCTCCTTGACAAGGTTCTTCAGGAACTCTATCTTTCCTAGCCAACATGATTTCAACTTGTCTCTTGACTAAACTGGCTTCTTCTGAAAGCTTTGCCCTCTTTCTCCTCTCCAACTCCCTGTCAGTTTCCAGTGATTTCCAGTACTCCTCATTTTGCTCAGAAATGAGCTGCCGTCTGTCATCTAGACTCTCTGTTAACACTTCAGCTTCACTTGCATGGTGAACCGTTTCTGCAGGGGAAAACACTGGCTTCTCTAATTCACTGTCAGCAATGTCTGGATGATCAGAACTTTCCTTTCTTCTGCTTAACAAGTAGAGAGTTATTCTGTTTAGCTTATATTCTTCTACATATTGTTGCAATGTGAATTTGTCAGAGTCAGGGATTTCTTGTTGCTGAAAATTAGAAAGTGAGAATTCCATCTCATTTGAGGGGCCAAAGGTGCTGGATCCATttggaaaaaaacagtttatCCCTGTACTGATTATGATGTCTCTGGTGGAGAGCATTGGCAAATCTGCAACTCGGGTTCCTCCCCCTTTTGGGCTTTTGAGTTGTACATATGTTTGTGTTGACTCATGGAAATGGAGCCATCCTAAGTTACCTTTACGGACAGCCTTCTTTCTTGATGTATTCACCTTTGAAGGCGCTTTTTTTCTGTCTTTACCTCCTTGGCTCAACACTTCTTCCAGAAGGCGCTTTTTCTCATCTTTTCCAGAAACTTTCTTCTGAGCCTGTAGTCTAGTCTGGGCAAAATGCTTCAAATTCATTGCATCACCTCTAACTAAGCCCAACTCGTGCAGTTCCTCAGCTGAGCTCATTGATATTGCCATCTGATAGAGAGACAAGGATCTATAAATCTCTTGtttcaaagtattttttttctcacacccATACATAATTAGACCCTGAGCTTTGAGGATCCAGaacccaaaacccttacccttAATCTACTGCCCTTTGAACTCCATTTGTTTATGAAAGCTCCCTATTTCAATAAGCCTCCCCACAACTAGAATGGTACTCAAGAGTGTGACTTACAATAGGTAGATTAGATAAACAAAAGGTCCACCAGAAAATTTACACCCTATAAATTGAAAAATCATTAACTTCAAACCCCCAAAAAGGTCTAACTATTCCAGTGCTGTGAGACCCACTTGAATACCTACATGTGCCTAAATTTCCTACCCTTATCTAACTTCAACTTGTGAAAACGCTGGCCTTTTTTAATACCTCCCCTGAAAAAGGCCCCCTCTAGGACAGAGCCTCCCCATATGGTCCATTTTAGGGAGTATCCCTCCCTGGTCTCACCATCTCAAAAAGTGTTGGAATCCTTCACCTCCAAAATATTAAAAGTATTGCATTTTCATGTCCTGGATAAAAATACATGAATCTGTTGTCTTAATATTATTACCTTTTGCTCTTTAAATTTTGTGATTGTCTGTTCATCCCATTTTCAACTTCTTAAAAAGGACCACACCACCTgattaaaaaacagaaaaaagcaaACGCAAAAATATAACTTCTACTTTAAATCCTCCAAGAAGCTTGACAAAGAAATCGCCAGTGCACTTTAGTTCAACATTACTGAAATTATTTACATCGCATTGTCTCCAAGGTTGTCATTATACATCTCATTTTCTTTTCCAACAGTAAGGCAAAATTAATGCTAATGTTGGAGGTTCTTCGTAGAAAAGCAATGCTCAATCGTAATTGGTCTAATTAACCAGATTAAGCCCATGATCCAGACCACGAAGAGGCGAAGATCACCATGCATTTCATTCATACGTGCATCATATGAAAACGTAATATATAAATCAAGGCTTTTTTCAGCAAGAAATTAGCAGCCAGCCTAGTTTCTCCAGGTTCTACCTAGGGTACGTTCTGGGGTTAATAATGACAGCTTCTACTAAGCTTAAGGTAAGCTAACAAGTAAGCTCACATCGATCGACGTGTGAACGTATACGTTCATAATTCTAATCCTTCTTTCATGGACTTCGAGAAAATGCTATCAAGATTCCCCCAAAATATCTGTTTTATTTAATGAAAAATTACATATCTAAGCCCGATTGGTCTGAGAGAGAAAAGGGAGGATGAAATGTGTTAGAAGAAGCCTACTTACCTCAAGCTCGTCCGCCATGTTTGGAACATGCACGATGAATTGAGCTTGCGGGACAAATTTCAGCGTCCTACCATCGCGGGACATCTCGACATCTCAACATCTCAACATCGACCTCGACAACTCGACAACTCGACAACTCGACATCACAACATCTCGACATCTCAGCAACATGTCGACATCCAAAACTCCACAACTCCACATCTTGATATCTCGACATTTCAATAGCTCAACATTTCGACATTTCGACATTTCGACAGCTTGACAAGTCGATAACTTGCATGTCCCTTATGGGGCTCCGTAAATTTGTGTTAATTTTAGTTACCTTAATTTCcaataccttaatttcatggagtgttaatttccttttttaaagGTATTGGTAATGCTTTGACCATCACCTGAGGAAGGCTGTTTAATATCTCAACTGACAGAGCGCGTTCTTTGTGTGTAGAATAACCGTGCACACACAAGCAGTCCTTGGGATGTAAACTTCTGCAGCAAGGAACTATTAAACAGTTTTACATGTTAACCATGAATCATCTTATCTTTTAGTTTGAATTGAAGCTAGGAAATATTAAATTGACagcaattattgaaaaaataaatatgaaCCTGAGCTGTGTGGCACGTAATTATGAAAAATTACAGTGCAAGGCAAAAGCTTTTCGTTGATAAACAGAAGTATGGAACTTTCGTGTGTTGAAATGGTCATACAATCTCTACGTTAAGAGACGATGTCTGAAATTATGGAGAATTGGGCATCAGTCGTGAAATTTCGATTTCCTTCATATTTTGCTCAGGTAACTTTTTAGTGaagctttttcaaaaataacattaaaagtttcaagaggtttttgaaagtttgaaaacatAACATTTTGGTCTCATTCGAGAGGTTAAATTTGTggaaaataacacattttaaACTCGTTTGTACGGTAAGACGCGGCGTTGTCTGTTTATGAAAAAGAAACGCAATAAAAAGATACCTTAGCTCTTTATAACACAGTAATAAAATTGGGAAAAGCGGTTGAAATGAGAATGTTTTGGCCGTTAGAAGAAAACCAGTTTCAGGCATTTCAAAAAATCGCAAATATCACCCAACTTCCACACTACAGAAACCCAATTGGTACGTCGAGTTTGGACATGAAATAACAACAGCTTTGAAGAACAACCTTTGTAAATTACTTTGTTAAAATATTTCTGCCGGCACTGAAAAATTACCCCGTCTAGAGATAGAGTAGTTTGATAAGAATCTGAATTTATGACA
The Montipora capricornis isolate CH-2021 chromosome 10, ASM3666992v2, whole genome shotgun sequence genome window above contains:
- the LOC138020626 gene encoding uncharacterized protein gives rise to the protein MSRDGRTLKFVPQAQFIVHVPNMADELEMAISMSSAEELHELGLVRGDAMNLKHFAQTRLQAQKKVSGKDEKKRLLEEVLSQGGKDRKKAPSKQQEIPDSDKFTLQQYVEEYKLNRITLYLLSRRKESSDHPDIADSELEKPVFSPAETVHHASEAEVLTESLDDRRQLISEQNEEYWKSLETDRELERRKRAKLSEEASLVKRQVEIMLARKDRVPEEPCQGEDRVVVRVRHLTFGVVERFFRPDTMLASIYDWVGSLDSTPEHFVLSNYNHDLMPTERIGTIAIHSSIVLNMRESDFTPPLGNDVNFRGFGSITDDLDSTVPFSPFPPHEYVHLPSQLMEEDSCSDASPGRDGFGRDHNILSGYTPDNQNSDSSSIRSASPQSGISARCENGSDRDNPSGVTLCTSIKDSDSDSTSSGDQPPGVIFQAQLSDLAANGRSVRNSGQGFRRWLNEMVENRIENQSDDGVEEEDIQGGEVRRVTVRRHDILENVVQMYKEDPDIVKCRLNVHFLGEKGIDFGGVTKDFFTSFWEVAFQTYFDGDVVKVPLVSPQKLADKPRMQALGRVLEHGWRLTGELPVRFCEASIIAVLHGEEAVPNEALERSFLWYISEFEREVLCSVLEGGKVDGYKRDAVFGLYRRFSMQCLPAKSQDELREHILTMARCEFLIKPMAILSYMRSGITDLVSLKTSLTVQRISELYQVLSPTSANVLRKMSEQNVKI